Genomic DNA from Desulfuromonas versatilis:
GTTACAGTGCAGCAGAAGCCCTGGGCCAGTCACTCGACCTGATTATCCCGGAGAGGTTGCGTGGTCGCCATTGGGAGGGGTATTGGCGGGTGATGGAAACTGGAGAAACCCGTTACGGAACGGACCTGCTTTCGGTTCCGGCGCTGCATCGGGATGGGCACCAGCTCTCTTGTGCTTTTTCCATCGTCATGCTCAAGGACGAACAAGGCATGCCGCTTGGCGTGGCCTCCATCATGCGTGATGTGACCGCTGCTTTTGACAAAGAGAAAGCCCTGAAGAAACGGATCGCCGAGCTGGAACTCGCCCAGGCCACTGGCGCGTGAGCCCTGGAACTTTTCGCTAGCAAATACATGCGGCGTCACGGTTTTTCGACCGTAACGCCGCATGCTTTCTGGAAGGCAAAGCAACAGCTCGAAACAAATGAAAAAGGAAAACCTTCTATTCCTGCGAGGCGACCGTGTCCTTGAGCATCCCCTGGTCACAGGCTTCCTCCAGACAGGACTCCACCACCGGCCATAACGACGGGGCGCCTGTCTTGATCGGCAACATCCGTTGGATGACCTGTTTTTTCTCAATGTTATGGATGCGCCAGGTGCCGCCACCGGTGTTGAAATTTTGCAGAAGCACTTGGAATCGATCCAGGGCGTTAGCGAAACGGGCCTCGGGTGTGTCTCCTTGCTCGAACTCATCCCAAATGGCCCGGAAATCTGCCGCTAAGTCTGAAGGCAGCAGGCCAAATACCTGATCTGCTGCAAGTCTTTCGCGCTCTTCCTTACCCTTGTTGCCTTCCACATCGTAGCAGAAGGTGTCGCCCGCCTCGATTTCGATTACATCGTGAACAAGCAGCATCTTCAAGACTCGCAACTGGTCTAATTCATGGGGAGCATATTCAGCCAGCACCATTGCCATGGTGGCGATGTGCCAGGAATGTTCAGCGCTGTTTTCCCGACGAGATTCATTCATCAGCAGGTTCTGTCGGATCACTTGTTTGAGGCGGTCCAAATGTTCAATAAAGCAAATTTGTTTCTTCATTCTATCCATATCAATGTTCATCTACCATATCTCCTGCAGGAAAGCGTCGCCCCCCAATTTTTCGGTTTTGTCCAATCCCGTGAGTGACTCATTCTTTCGCCGAAAGTTTAATTGTATTGATTTTTTTACTCTTCCACTCTGCCGTTGAGGTAAGAAACCAGGTTTATCTTCCGGTTGGTAAGACCAAGTTTATTCCGGATGCTTTCCCGGTGGCGATTAACCGTAGCGGGTGAGATGGCCCGGAGGTTGGCAATCTCCTTGGAGGACAATCCGTGTTTGATCATATTGGAAATCAATAATTCGACCGGACTGAGTTTGTTGAGTACGTCTTGGTTCCCTTCGACAAAAGGAGAGATGATGTCGGCAAAGTTTTTCTTGAGGAGATCTAAATATTTCAACTGCCTAGGGTCCATTTCAGCTTGTAGGGCATAAAAAATTGGCGTGATGATCTTTTCGATCTTGGCCTGTATTGAGAGGCCGATCATTTTTTTCTCTCTCTGGCTTTGGGCCAGGGAATCATGAAGAGCCGCGTTAGCATCCTGCAGAGCTTGCCGTTCCACTTGCAACTGACGTTGGGTCTTGATCCGTTCAACGGCTTTGGCAATGTGATCACTGACGGCATCAATCAATAGTCGCTCTTCCTTAAGGAATGGCCCCTCATCGAGCTGTTGCATTTTCTTAAGGTAGTGAACTTCCACCAGACCCTCTTGCCGACCAGCGATAACAATGGCGGCTTTCTGATTCCATTGGGTCGACTTGAAATTGCTCGACTGAAATGTTCGCTCTTTGTAGACAATTCTGGCAGAGGCTATTTCCGGGAACTGCCAAGAGCCGGGTAGCAGATCAACGACTCCTTGCAAAATCTTTTCGATCGAATCCTCATTCTGCTCGATCAACTTGACCAGGCTGTAGAGACAGTCAAGTTCCTTAATGCGCTCCCGCAGTTGCCTTTCCAGCCAACTGTCTTTTTGATCGCTGTCCATTCCCTTCTCCTGTCGTACAGACGGGAACTCAGTGCCCCGAGAATCTCCTTCTTCGCACGATTCACAAGAGCACTTCCCGACGTTAGCCATTTTTTCCCCCAGTTCCCCATTTTGTGATTGCCCAATTTTCATAGGCATTCCATGGGTAACTTAATCGTATTTACGTGGCTAGAGTGTAACGATAGAGTTGAAAAAAGGCAAGACTGCAGGACGGTTATGACGAGTGCTGCTGAAGGCAGCATGGGGCCGGTAGGAAGAGGCAAAGAGCGTGGAAAACTTAATCAAAAGATCAATCCATATAAACAAGCTGATTCTTTACTTTGGGTCGTTTTTCAACCATGACTCCGTGCCTAGGCATGAATGTCTAAAAATCGCAAAAGAATCGTCTCTTTTGCACCGTAAGCTTGTTTTTGATAGAGATTTATTGTCCTACGAAAAGCATATAATTCTAGCGAAGCAGGTGTACGGACTTATGTTGAAAAAATTCGGAAATCAACAAATTGTAAATGACATTCTATTTTGCGGTTCCACAGAGCGATCCTGGGAAGAAACGGGATTTCTACTTAGTAACTTATATGAAGTAGATATAAACAGTAAGGAGATTTATGCTTTTTGCTACTTATACGAGATAAATAAGATGAAATATATAGACAGCCCTTTAACTGAAGCGAACTCTATAGCTCCTTAAAGTAAATCTATAAAAGAGTAAAGAATCAGTGGGGAGACGATGAATGCGAAGGTGGCCAGATTCTCTACGGTTGAGAACAAGAAGGTTTTTAGACGGAATTGATCCATTCCCTTGTGGTGACATTCTTCACATGAAAAACATAAATTGTCTCTTCGCTTATATTAAAAAAGAGGACATTCACAATGGAAAAATCATTCTATACGACCAGGAAACGAGCCTAAAGACTCAATTTAATTCGGCGGGTGAAATGTTCGATGCCGGTTGGGTTATCGATATGCGAAGAAATGGCGATCTACGATTTATATATCTTGATGAATCAAGTATTGGAAAGAAAAAATCTAAAGAAAATTCTTAGGCAACGCCATTGATTAAATCAAACAAGAAAAACTGTTGAAAAAAAATGTCTTGATCTGCCGTCAATTAAACGTGTTTTTTGGGATGGACAGACAGTTATGCCAGAAAGAATTGTTTACATCACAGATTACGACTACAAACGCTTGGGATTGCTTTTGGAAAGCATGAACAGTGTTCCGCAAAACAGGCGGAACGACTTGAGTTGCCTGGAAAACGAGCTGGAATCATGCAGGGTAGTTGCTCCCAACGAGATTCCAGCCAATGTTGTCACCCTTAACTCACGAATAAGGTATTTCAATCTCAACAGCAAAGAAGAGAGAATTGTGACATTAGTTTTTCCCAGCAACGCAGATCTTTCAAAAGGACGGGTTTCGATCATCTCCCCCCTCGGGGCGGCGATCCTTGGCTACGCGGAGGGAGATGTCGTCGTGTGGAAGACATTTTCCGGGAGGAAAACCATCCGGATTGAGGAGGTTATCTACCAACCTGAAGCGGCTGGGGACTTTCATCTGTAACGACTCCAGCATTGAATGCTTATTTCGTTTCGTGGGGAGACGATCAAGATGAAGGCGAATAAAAAAGGAGAAAGAGAGATGATGCTGTTCAGACTCGTGGGCAAGATCGTAACCAAAATTCTATTTTGGAGAGAGGTCGCGATCCAGCGAGAGGCGCTAGGCAGCTTGAGTGATGAGTTATTGAAAGACATTGGAATTACCCGGGCAGAGGCTGTTCGTGAAGCGAGTCGGCCTTTCTGGGATACCGCTCCAGCGGAAGATGGATTGTACCGAAGAGGACCGTCTGCGGTCCTGAAACAGCGAACCAATTAATTGCTTGGCCTAGGAGAGCATCATGCTCACATCGTCAGTCGTTGAACCAGGGTTCCTGTCCATGTTGGCCGTACCCCTTCTGGTCTTCATCGCCCGCATCCTCGATGTTAGCATCGGCACTCTGCGCATAACCTTCATTTCCCGGGGGCTGAAAGCCTTGGCGGCTCCTTTGGGTTTTGTCGAGTCGCTGATTTGGGTCCTTGCCATCTCTCAGGTCATGCAGCATCTGCACAATTGGGGGACTTATCTCGCCTTTGCCCTTGGCTTTGGAGCGGGCAACTACGTGGGGCTCCTGCTGGAGGAACGTCTCGCCGTGGGCAACCTCATTATCCGTACCATCGCCCACGACGAGGCACCAGGGTTGGCAGCCGCCCTGTGGAAAGCGGGTTTTGGAGTTACCAGCGTGGATGCTCGCGGGCAGACCGGACCGGTCAAAGTCATTTTTACCGTAGCGAAAAGGCGCAATCTTAAAAATGTCATCAATCTCATCAGGCAGTTTAACCCGGACGCCTTGTACACCATCGAGGACGTCCGCTTTTTCAACGGGGCGTTGCGCCAGCTCTCCCAGCAAAGAAAATGATGGACGTCCGGTAACGGATGGTGCGACCAGGCCAGCCGCGTTGAGAGGCGATGCCGCCCGCCCAAACTTGTTGGTTGAGGACGAGTCATTCTAAGCCCATTCCCCAATAGCACTTTGTTGAGAAATCCATGGAACTCGAAAGGAAAAACACTATGAACGCAAGAACGATTTACATCACAGAAACGGACCATCAGAAACTGGAAGAATATATTGACGCGGCAAAAAGATCCGGCCGGAACGGCCGAGATAAATTAACCGAGCTGGAAGAGGAACTGGAAAATTGCAGCATCGTGAGCCCCCGGGAGATCCCGCCCGACGTTGTAACCCTCAACTCCCGGTTCAGATTCCGCGATTTAGCCAATGGCGAGGAGAAGATTGTGACCCTGGTGTTCCCGGGCAGCGCAGATCTGTCCGAAGGTCGAATTTCGGTGACCTCCCCTGTCGGAACGGCCATTCTCGGCTATGCAGTCGGGGACGTCATCGAATGGAAGGTGCTTGCGGGTAAAAAAACCATCCGAATCGAAGAAGTCATCTACCAACCGGAGGCTGCCGGCGATTATCACCGGTAAAGGGAAAATACCTGCCTCATCCAAGGGTCGTTATGTCCCGGAAGGGCGCCCCGAACCTCCATGAGTTCTATTGTTCGCGGGTCGCATAGGTGAAACAGAGGTCTCTACGATGGCAAAATATCGGGTTCAAATTCCATGGCGCTGCGAAGTGGCCATTGACCTGGGCACGGCGTATGTCCGGGTGGCTACGGGAAAATTCGCGGTTGCGACCATACCGACGGCCCTGTCCCCCGTTTTGCCTCTGCGCCACGGCGTGGTTACTGATCAGCAAGCGGTCGCGGATCTGCTCGGGCCGCTCCTGAGAAGGGCGAATAGACTCGGGCTTCTGAGACCCCGGGTCGTTGTCGGCGCCCCCACCGATGCCACCTGCGAAGAACGCGAAGCGCTCGCCACGGCTTTGTACAAGGCAGGGGCCGCTTTCGTCACCATTGTCTCCGAGCCCCTCGCGGTCGCCATTGGTGCCGGGCTCGACATCCTTTCCCCTTACGCCCAAATGGTTGTGGATGTGGGCGACGGCGTAACCGATTGCGCCATCGTCCGGGCGGGCGAAATTTTGGAATCGCACGCCACCAGGGTTGCCTGCGGCAGCCTGCGGGAGCGAGTACAGGGCTGCTTCCATCAGAGTTGGGGGCTCTGCCTCACCGCGGCCGAGGTGGAGAGGATGATTGCCACGGTGGGGGCAGGCAAGCTTCTTCGGACCGATACCCACATCCTGGTCAAGACTGCGAGCCGTGACGTTGGTTCCCCGGTGGCCCTGACGGTTCGTCCGGCAACACTTCAGTCCATGATCGAACCATTGGTTAGCGAAATTATCGACACCGCCACCAATCTTCTGCAGAAAGTGCCGCCCGCCCTGGGGTGCGAAATCATCGAGAGCGGTATTCTGCTCACCGGTGGCGGCGCCTTGCTGCCCGGACTTCGAGAACGCTTGACCGAGGCGGCCTCCATCAAGGTTACGACTCCGGCCAAACCTCTTGAAGTTGTCATCGGAGGGCTCCGAGGAATGCTGATGCACGCTTGAATTAGGTCCATCCGGTGCGAGTTTTCTCACTTCAGCATCATTTCAATGAAAAGACGAATTGCGCATGAACGAGCAGTCAAACCTGTCGGCGGAGGTTGGCCCTTGTCACGACCTTCCCTTGTTCGGCAAAACCTTCCTGGTCACCCGCGCCATTGAACAGGCAGGGGAAATAGTAACTATCTTGAAATCCCACGGAGGCCTTGTGCTGGGATGCCCGACAATCCGAATCGTCCAAGCAAAATGCTATGCTGAGCCGGATTCGGCTCTCGCCAATATTGGGTCCTTCGACTGGGTGATCTTCACTTCGCAAAATACGGTCGTTCATTTCTTTAACCGTCTCGCAGCGCTCGGCTGCGATACCCGGGCCCTCTGTACTTGCCGGTTTTGTGCTGTGGGCCCGGTGACCGCCGAAATGTTACACGCCCGAGGAGTTGCTGTGCACATGGTGCCAGATAAATACACGGCAGAGGGTATTGTCGAGGCATTTTCGGGTTTGAGGGAAAGAAGGGGCCGGGTGCTTCTTCCCAGGGGAGACCGGGCACGTAGTGTGATCAGCGAAGGGTTGACCCGCCAAGGCTACGAGGTCATTGCCCCGATCCTTTATTACAACGTGACGCCCGATGGCATTCCCGACCAGGCAATGACAGCCCTGTCCAAACAGCAGGTAGATTGTATTGCCTTTACAGCTCCCTCGGCGGTTATCAATTTAGCCAAAATTCTCGGAAAGACTCAATTCTACGGGTTTCTAAAGGGAGTGACCGTCGCTGCAATCGGTCCAATCACCTCCCAAGCCTGTGACAAAATTGCACTGAAACCCTCCATCGAGGCACCGAAATATACCCTGGCCAGCCTGGCTGATGAGATCGTAAATCATTACCGTCGCGAACGAGCTTCATAGTCAAGGGACTTCCTGGTTGACCATGGGAAAGAGGTAAGCACAAGTCCATTGTTCCCCTTGCCTGATAGGGGATTCCGGCACTGGCCTCAGCGCCGGGGAGTGCAGGCAGTTGCCGGAGTTGCTTATCCGTTCAGGACACGATCGAAGATAAGCTGTCGATCCAAGGGAAACCATGACGCAACGGCGTCAAGACAGGAACGGAGTCAAAATGAACATCGAAGGAAAAGTGGTTCTGGTGACGGGCGCCAATGGAGGCATCGGCCAAGCTTTGGTCCGGGCCCTGCTGGCGCGGGGCGCCACAAAAATCTACGCTGCCGCACGGACAACCAAGGCGGCCTGCTGCGCTGCGGGACAAGACGACAACAAGGTTGTCGCGGTCAAGTTGGACATTACCAGGGCCTCTGAAGTGGAAGCTGCGGCTAAACAGTGCACGGATGTCGACATTCTTATCAATAACGCCGGAGTCAACCGCTGCGTGTCGCTGCTGAGTCCCGCCGGGATGGAGGCCGCCCGGGAGGAGATGGAAGTCAACTTCTTCGGTACCCTGGCCATGTGCCAGGCCTTTGCACCGGTTCTGGAATCCCGGGGCGGCGGTGCCATCGTCAACATCTGCTCCATCATCGGCCTGGTCAACATGCCGCTCAATGGCACCTATTGTGCCTCAAAAGCTGCCGCCCACTCCCTGCTGCAGGGCTTGCGCGGCGAATTGGCGGCCCGGCAGGTCCGGGTTTTCGCGGTGTACCCCGGCCCCGTCGAAACCCGGATGACGTCCGGGCAGAAAATCCCCAAAACCTCCCCGGCGCAGCTGGCCAATGCCATCCTGACAGGCCTTGAGAATGGCGATGAGGATATTTTCCCCGATCCCCTGTCACAAAATGTCCATGCCTTATTGACCAAGGACGCCAAGCAGGCCGAAAAACATTTTGCGTTTTTTGTTCCCGGCTAAAACTTGGATCCGCTTTTTTTCTGCCTTCCTTTCACAAGAATTTTAACAAGGTTTTGTACCGCTCCGGGCCGACCGGCCTTCGCAAAAAAAAATACCTCACTGTGCAGGTTCAGCCCGCCTCCTGCCCCACCGCAACGGCGGCCTCCTGTCCCGCGACCGGCTCCTCGGCCCCTCCAACCATGGCATAGAGCACCGGCAGAACCAGCAGGGTGAGCAGGGTCGAGGAGACGACGCCACCGATGACCACCGTCGCCAGCGGCCGCTGCACTTCGGCGCCGATGCCGGTGTTCAGCGCCATGGGGATGAAGCCGAAGCTGGCGACCATCGCGGTCATCAGCACCGGGCGCAGCCGCTGCTCGGCCGCCGTCTTGATGGCCTCCAGCAGCGCAACGTTCCGGGCGAGGAGGTCGCGCACCGCGGCGACCAGGACCATGTCGCCCAAAACGGCCACCCCGGAGAGGGCGACGAAGCCGACCCCGGCCGAGATGCTGAAAGGCATCCCCCGCAGCCACAGGGCGACGATGCCGCCCACCGCCGCGAAGGGGACGCCGGTGAAGACGCGGGCGGCGTCGAGCGCCCGCCCGTAGGTGAAGTAGAGCAGGGTGAAGATCAGCGCCAGGGCGAGCGGGACGACGAGGAAGAGCCGCTTCTGGGCGCGCTCCAGGTTCTCGAACTGCCCCCCGTAACGCACGTAGTAGCCGCTGGGCAGCTTCACCTCGCGGTCGATGGCGCTTTGCACCTCGGCCACGAAGCTCCCCACGTCGCGGCCGCGCACGTTGGCCTGCACGACGATGCGGCGCTTGCCCCACTCGCGGTTGATGGTCGAGGGTCCCTCGGTCACCTGGATCCGGGTCAGTTGGGAGAGGGGAATGGCCTCCCCGCCGGGGGCGGTGACCAGGATGCGCTCGAGGTCCTCGGGCTCGGCGCGGTAGCGCTCGGCGATGCGCACCGCGATGGGAAAGCGCCGCTCCCCCTGCTGGAGTTCCCCCACCTTGCGCCCTCCCAGGGCCTCCACGACCTCGAGGACTTCGCTGGCCGGGATGCCGTGGCGGGCGCTGGCCGCCCGGTCGACCGCGACCTGCACCAGGGGCAGGCCGGTCACCTGCTCGATGCTGACGTCGGCGGCCCCAGGGATTTTATTGACGACAGACTCGATCGCCCGGGCCTGCTCCTTGAGGGTGTCGAAGTCATCCCCGAAGAGCTTGATCCCCACATCCGAGCGGATGCCGGCGAGCATCTCGTTGACCCGCATCTCGATGGGCTGGGTGAAGATCTTCTTCATCCCCGGCAGGGCACTGAGTGCCTGTTCCATGGCCGCCACCAGTTCGCCCTGCGTCTTGGCCTGCGTCCACTGCGCGCGCGGCTTGAGGGTGAGGAAGATGTCCGAAAGCTCAAGCCCCATGGGGTCGGTAGCGACCTCGGCGCTGCCGGTGCGGGTCCAGATCCGCTCGATCTCGTCGGGGAACTTCTCCAGCAGCGCCCGCTCGATGTGGGTGCCGTAGCGCACCGACTCGTCGAGGGAGACGCTGGCGAGTCGCACGGTGTTGATGACGATGGTCCCCTCCATCAACCGCGGGACGAACTCCGAACCGAGGCGCGCGGCGAGAAATCCGGCCCCGAACAGGCAACAAAGGGCGATGGCGAGCACCGCGGCGCGCCGGCGCAGGGCGAAATGCAGCACCGGCCGGTAGAGCCTCTTGAGCCCGCGGACCAGCAGGGGCTCCCGGTCATGCCGGCGTCTCTTGAGGCCGAAGGAGGCGAGCACCGGCATCAGGGTCATCGACAGGGCCATGGAACCGAGCAGGGCGAAGATGACGGTCAGCGCCATGGGGCGAAAGAGCTTCCCCTCCACCCCCTGCAAGGCGAGAATCGGCAGGTAGACGATCATGATGATGAGTTCGCCAAAAAGGGTCGGCTTGCGCACCTCGACAGCGGCCTCGCGCACCACCTCGAGGACGCTTCGGCCGGTTTCGTCCTCGGCGAGGCGGCGCTCGGAGTTCTCGATCATGATCACCGAGCTGTCGACAATCAGGCCGAAGTCGATGGCCCCCAGGCTCATCAGGGTGCCGGCGATGCCGAAGCGCAGCATCATGTCGAAGGCGAAGAGCATGGAAAGCGGAATGGCCAGGGCGACGATAAGCCCCGCCCGCAGGTTGCCCAGGAAGATGAAGAGGACAGCGATGACCAGCAACGCCCCCTCCATGAGATTCTTCTCGACGGTGCGCAGCACCTGATCGACCAGCGTGGTGCGGTCGTAGGCGGTCGCCACCTCGACCCCCTCGGGCAGGGTCTTTTTGACCTCGGCAAGCCGGGCCTTGAGGCGGGTGGTGACATCGTGGCTGTTCTCCCCCATGAGCATGAAGCCGAGGCCGAGCACCGCCTCCCCCTTTCCGTCGGCGGTCACGGCGCCGCGGCGGATCTCTTTGCCCTCCACCACCCGGGCGAGGTCGGAGACGAGTACCGGAACCCCGTTTTTAACCGTGACCACGATGTCCTCGATCTCCTCGGGGCCGGTGACGATGCCCACCCCCTGGACCAGGCTCGACTCGCCGGCCCTGTCCAGCGTCCCGCCACCGACGTTCAGGTTCCCCTGCTCGACGGCCTCGATGAGCTGATCCAGCGTCATGCCGCGGTTGGCGAGTTCCTGCGGATCGACCACGATCTCGATGCGCCGTTCGTCGCCCCCCCAGGTGTTCACTTCCGCCACCCCGGAGACCGAGCGCATCTGCGGCTTCATCACCCAGTCGTGCAGGGTGCGCAGCTCGGCCAGAGTCTTGTCCTTGGCGGTGATCAGGTAGTGGAAGACTTCGCCCAGGCCGGTGGCCACCGGCCCGAGCTCGGGCTTGCCGATGCCGGCGGGCAGATCGACGGTCTGCACCCGCTCCATGACCACCTGGCGGGAGAGGTAGATGTCGGTGCCGTCCTCGAAGATGACGGTGATCTGGGAGAGGCCGAACTTGGAGATGGAGCGGACTTCTTTCAATTTCGGCAGCCCGGAGATCGCCTGCTCCAGCGGCGCCGAGATCTGCCGCTCGATCTCCAGCGGCGAGAAAGCCGGTGCCACCGTGTTTACCTGGACCTGGACCGGCGTGGTATCCGGGTAGGCATCCATCGGCAGGCGCAAAAAGGCGAAGACCCCGAGGACGGCGATGAAGGTCCAGACGACGATCACCGCCAGGCGGTGTTTGAGGGACCAGTCGATGATCCAGTTCAGCATGACAAACTCCTAGTTCTGTTCCACTTCGCAGCAGCCGGCCCCGATGGCATCCCCCAGCGTTTCGGTCTTGAGAAAAAAGCTTCCGGCGACCACAATCTCTTCTCCGGGCTGCACCCCCGAGGCGAGCTGCACGGTTTCACCGCTGACCGAGCGCGGTCCCATCTCGACCCGTCGGGCCTCGAACTCGTTTTCGGCGAGGCGCACGAAGACGAGATTGACCGATTTGGCCCGCTGGACGGCGTCTCGGGGAACCTCTGACAGGGCCTGGGCTCCGCCCACGGTGATGCGGGCCTCGCCGTACATGTTCGCCCGCAGCAGCCCTTCGGGATTATCGAGGCGCACCCGGGCCTGAGCGGTACGGGTGCGCGGGTCGACCAGGGGTGCGATGTAGCTGATCGTCCCGCGGAACTGCTGCCCCTGCAGGGCGCCCAAAGTGATGACCACGGGCATCCCGGTTGTCACCCGCCCGAGATCCTTCTCCGGCAGGGCCAGTTCGGCCCACATGGTAGAGGTATCGACGATCTCGAAGAGCGAGGGCTGGGTCTCCACGTATTCATCGAGGGAGGCGCTGCGCCGGGTGACGATCCCGGCGAAGGGGGCCTTCAGGGTATAGCGGCCGCCACTGCCGGCCGCGCCCATGATCTTCAGCGAGCCCTTGAGCGCATTCAGGTCGGCCAGGGCCTCACGGTAGGCCTGTTCGGCGGCGAGGACCTCTTTTCTGGCCGAGATCCCCCTTTTCTCCAGTTCAGCCTCGCGGCGGAAGTTCTCTTCCGTCACCCGGACTCGGGCTTGCGCCGCAGCGAGCTGCGACTGGTCGGCGGTCACCGCCGTGCTCTCGATCTCGGCGAGCGGATCGCCCGCCGCCACCCGGGTGCCGATATCGGCATGGAGGCGTTTGACCACGCCGGGGGAGCGGGCGTTGACCTGCGCAACCCGCGTCGGATCGTAGGCGATTACGACAGGCACGGTCAGCTCGGCGCGACCTTCAGCAGGCAGCGCCTGGGTGGTTTCGATCCCCGCCAGCCTCGCCGCCTCCTTGGTCTTCAGAATGACCAGAGTGCCGTCGGCGGGAGCCTCGTCGATGCTGACATCCACCGCGGGCTTTCCTCCTCGTTCGGGGTGACACTGGGGGCAGATCGATTCGGGAAAGCCGTGCTCGGCGCACCAGTCTCCCTTGGCCTGGAAGACGACTGCCAGCTTCGGGTTGCACTTGGTGCACAGCGCTTCGAGGACCCCGTGTTCCCGGCACATCCCTTCCTCCTGGCTCGAGGGCGGTGAGGCGGGCCGTGCCGATGCAGCTTCCGGGGCAGGAATCGAAGCCTCTGCCGAGCGGCTCTCGCCGCAGCCGGCGGCTGCGACGAGAGCCATCAGGGCCAACAGACAGAGGAGCCGGCGCATTTACGCCCCCTGCTTGGGCGGACGGACGATCTTGAGGTCCGGGTTACACTTGAGATCCTGGGACTTGGGCAGGCCGTGCAACTCGCACCAGTCGCCGGTGGCCTTGAAGACCGGGATCAACGACTTGTCGCAGCGGGTGCACTGGGATTCGGCAACCTTGTGCTCAGCACACCAGTCCTCGTAGGAACCTGGCTTGGCCCCTTCGGCGGCGTGGAGATCGTCGCTGGCACGGACGGGAAGAGGCCCAAAAGTGGAGGCGGCAACGAAAGCGAACAGGACAGCGGACAGCAGGATGGAACGATGCATGATGTTTCTCCTTGGATGTGTTTTACTTGGAAAAGGTTCCAATAGCCGAAGCCAGCCCGATGCCGGTTTCGGAAGCCTTCAGGAGGTGATCGAGATATTCCCTCCGGGTCTCGAGGGCCTCGCGGCGCACCTGCAGCAGGGTGGCCAGAGCGATCTTGCCACTGCGGTAACTCTCGGTTGCCATGGCCTGGTTTTCGCTCTGCAGGGGCAGCGCGACCTCCTCCATTTCGCGGACGGCCTCTACCGCCGCCTGGTAGGCGAGGCGGGCCCCTTCGATCTGACTCGAAATCACCGCTTCCTTGGTTTCGGCGACGATTCTGGCGCGCCGGCTCCTGGCCATGGCCTCCCGGACAGGCGCCTCGCGGCGCGGGTTCAGGAAGGGCAGTCCGACCGCCACCCCCGCCAGGGCCACCTTCTCGTCCCCCTCCTGGTGGTAGCTCAGCCGCAAGGCCAGATCGGGGCGCTGTTCGGCCTTGGCCAGGGCGATGTCCGCATCCGCGGCTTCC
This window encodes:
- a CDS encoding efflux RND transporter permease subunit → MLNWIIDWSLKHRLAVIVVWTFIAVLGVFAFLRLPMDAYPDTTPVQVQVNTVAPAFSPLEIERQISAPLEQAISGLPKLKEVRSISKFGLSQITVIFEDGTDIYLSRQVVMERVQTVDLPAGIGKPELGPVATGLGEVFHYLITAKDKTLAELRTLHDWVMKPQMRSVSGVAEVNTWGGDERRIEIVVDPQELANRGMTLDQLIEAVEQGNLNVGGGTLDRAGESSLVQGVGIVTGPEEIEDIVVTVKNGVPVLVSDLARVVEGKEIRRGAVTADGKGEAVLGLGFMLMGENSHDVTTRLKARLAEVKKTLPEGVEVATAYDRTTLVDQVLRTVEKNLMEGALLVIAVLFIFLGNLRAGLIVALAIPLSMLFAFDMMLRFGIAGTLMSLGAIDFGLIVDSSVIMIENSERRLAEDETGRSVLEVVREAAVEVRKPTLFGELIIMIVYLPILALQGVEGKLFRPMALTVIFALLGSMALSMTLMPVLASFGLKRRRHDREPLLVRGLKRLYRPVLHFALRRRAAVLAIALCCLFGAGFLAARLGSEFVPRLMEGTIVINTVRLASVSLDESVRYGTHIERALLEKFPDEIERIWTRTGSAEVATDPMGLELSDIFLTLKPRAQWTQAKTQGELVAAMEQALSALPGMKKIFTQPIEMRVNEMLAGIRSDVGIKLFGDDFDTLKEQARAIESVVNKIPGAADVSIEQVTGLPLVQVAVDRAASARHGIPASEVLEVVEALGGRKVGELQQGERRFPIAVRIAERYRAEPEDLERILVTAPGGEAIPLSQLTRIQVTEGPSTINREWGKRRIVVQANVRGRDVGSFVAEVQSAIDREVKLPSGYYVRYGGQFENLERAQKRLFLVVPLALALIFTLLYFTYGRALDAARVFTGVPFAAVGGIVALWLRGMPFSISAGVGFVALSGVAVLGDMVLVAAVRDLLARNVALLEAIKTAAEQRLRPVLMTAMVASFGFIPMALNTGIGAEVQRPLATVVIGGVVSSTLLTLLVLPVLYAMVGGAEEPVAGQEAAVAVGQEAG
- a CDS encoding efflux RND transporter periplasmic adaptor subunit, coding for MRRLLCLLALMALVAAAGCGESRSAEASIPAPEAASARPASPPSSQEEGMCREHGVLEALCTKCNPKLAVVFQAKGDWCAEHGFPESICPQCHPERGGKPAVDVSIDEAPADGTLVILKTKEAARLAGIETTQALPAEGRAELTVPVVIAYDPTRVAQVNARSPGVVKRLHADIGTRVAAGDPLAEIESTAVTADQSQLAAAQARVRVTEENFRREAELEKRGISARKEVLAAEQAYREALADLNALKGSLKIMGAAGSGGRYTLKAPFAGIVTRRSASLDEYVETQPSLFEIVDTSTMWAELALPEKDLGRVTTGMPVVITLGALQGQQFRGTISYIAPLVDPRTRTAQARVRLDNPEGLLRANMYGEARITVGGAQALSEVPRDAVQRAKSVNLVFVRLAENEFEARRVEMGPRSVSGETVQLASGVQPGEEIVVAGSFFLKTETLGDAIGAGCCEVEQN